From one Portunus trituberculatus isolate SZX2019 chromosome 30, ASM1759143v1, whole genome shotgun sequence genomic stretch:
- the LOC123510814 gene encoding zinc finger SWIM domain-containing protein 8 homolog isoform X2: MFEWEEGDRFSFEDSERFEEDSLCSWISEPESLCNNWRGWKRSEKIASLLYGRARDQDGGVQTLTEMCARTVAAHIPFEVVEQMMPPVPEQLQLLIAFWSFPENEEDIRLYSCLANGNADEFLRGENHYKHKSVHDPLQIGFHLSATVVVSSSGTKGQFNVAVTFDRGRITTCNCTCSANASWCSHVVAVCLHRIHQPSQVKLRAPVSESLSRLQRDQLQKFAQYLISELPQQILPTAQRLIDEILSSQTSDINTVSGAPDPTAGGSANEQMAWWLDESNLHENIHKILVKFCVPSPIVFSDVNYLSSTAPPVAAEWASLLRPLRGREPEGMWNLLSIVREMFKRNDRNSIPLLEIITEECLATEKILVWWVNTKVALHMGSSGHGGKNNMNSNSHGSQYACSSLCDEIVVLWRLAALNPALSPQEREQLKVQFKTWHLKVLEKVAKSKEASSSSSGGGSTKRVTDGDVFPGFKPSLEACQLDWSDYPLPGVTYSRTASRYYCPVMCFRHDSRHESQAAPISAPHPRNPASHAGPKRPTERRVLISPGHPGDPEGAAVGASMAGARHSGHRSSSVSSEGFCDHDAGRDSDSPPERSPEADSGQVSRQSSREERAVPVPGLAATLGRAREDRDKSSPDDGGVESDWSGVAEPARPQRSRGSGRGQRARDVHGSDEYDLYLYNASQVEGGGAGGDGPGCRAAEIFGNLKKLEDPLEILFARAEGLHAHGHLQEASGLAVQLSHELLANPPNLMVDLPPPPSKGKRKKVNPASHHLTCLASATLGKCAFLCTVLAENPEHTHLAFQVAMFGLEMARPPASTKPLEVKLANQESDLVALLKRLPLGPMELGVIRDKAEKMRLGTLKSRGEALLPLMLASFLFDALVIAGTTKSAVGGQSYRQPQDETLGFDAAVAAIGMKANVCEADHPLLCEATRRQRGELALTLLTHYKDDQDRLARIMDKLLDKEVHQMYKAPSLPTYYINNAPSQTSSSVADCEPTSSLRVADSPGGGTVTGGTVVSVTPLASLQGVHLGPPVGHPNQSAGAHQQLAQQNAPRPHPAVTSGVEVEPSMARLSLSPSQPLGGARAKDGPTPRFLEGEEGESPSWEEDYKAWEEKCVAGKQRKKRAPACGLETTSSGVEAWIKSTGPGSDSGSSGNSSDSIGSFSSGDKIAGLEVRTSPSVNKPVESPPLGFPLVRPVPQPTPESTAAQPRPQPTYGKGVRFKGKRAYPTVPNQPSEASAYFMFELAKTVLNRAGGNSSTSLFTQASSSQNHRGPHRPLHMCAFQIGLYALGLHNCVSPNWLSRTYSSHVSWITSQAVEIGSSAVSFLIDTWEGHLTPQEAASISDRASRGRDALTIREAAKLALSCLPHSHALNPNEIQRAIIQCKEQSDAMLEKACLAVEGAAKGGGVYPEVLFSVARRWYEIYEARTRHQARHQARTGSSQHVAVEPPFVDPGAAGHDLPLPLPPPLNPPTPPTQQQQQQQQQQQQQQQQQQQQQQQQQQPPQQPQPGVAALDQQAQPALHPPVSVGVNGNGSAGTLVGVTGYPVAATAPSVPYGLPGIPYPLGYNYISGLTTSVSCINPQMPMQMYIQPPGVSFSGTQGVSQPLLPPPPLQYYPPVSIPSTLPQNGLAGNGGLAGAVPGGINAGVAGNGNQPPPPLNVGPPPLSQQPALLPGNTPPAQGFFSLPYSGAVGNGGVSTAGFISGPQAGALLSWVRAQGPHLVQHSPHQPQLPSRPTSQPQQQVSGLVGGQQVTNTGSMHYLLSSYRVGMLALETLARKVHDDRPQAKYARNPSYGEDVKWLLGVAKKLGQQYLHQFCMCAVNSVVSPFVLQELAVEAAQYLARHSPALFHQQLRSPILQPLVQKCQQMFLQCTHLKMYYVTPTDYDEFISIILAARSAYQMTPGGMVQFNELLQALRRSKSCKKELWTRITNALQQTTPV, from the exons ATGTTtgaatgggaggaaggggacCGGTTTTCTTTCGAGGACTCTGAGCGCTTTGAAGAGGACTCACTATGTAGCTGGATCAGTGAGCCGGAGTCCCTCTGCAACAACTGGAGGGGGTGGAAGCGCTCAGAGAAGATTGCCTCCCTCCTCTATGGCCGAGCCAGAGACCAAG ATGGGGGTGTGCAGACCCTCACTGAGATGTGTGCCCGCACGGTGGCGGCACACATCCCCTTTGAGGTGGTGGAACAGATGATGCCACCTGTTCCTGAGCAACTACAGCTTCTCATTGCCTTCTGGAGCTTCCCTGAGAATGAGGAAGACATCCGCCTGTACAGCTGCCTGGCCAACGGCAACGCTGACGAGTTCCTCCGCGGGGAGAACCACTACAAGCACAAGAGTGTGCATGACCCACTACAGATTG GGTTCCACCTGAGTGCCACGGTGGTGGTGTCTTCCTCGGGCACCAAGGGTCAGTTCAATGTGGCCGTCACCTTTGATCGGGGACGCATCACCACCTGCAACTGCACCTGCTCTGCCAACGCCTCCTGGTGCTCTCACGTGGTGGCCGTCTGCCTGCACAGAATACACCAG CCGAGCCAGGTGAAGCTGCGGGCCCCCGTCAGTGAGTCGCTGTCACGCCTCCAGAGGGACCAGCTGCAGAAGTTTGCCCAGTACCTCATCAGTGAATTGCCGCAGCAGATCTTGCCCACGGCCCAGCGGCTCATTGATGAGATCCTCTCTAGTCAAACATCTGACATTAACACG GTGTCAGGAGCCCCAGACCCCACAGCAGGTGGCTCGGCCAATGAGCAGATGGCTTGGTGGCTGGACGAGAGTAACCTCCATGAAAACATACACAAGATTCTGGTCAAGTTTTGTGTCCCATCACCCATTGTCTTCAG TGATGTGAACTACCTGAGCTCCACTGCTCCCCCTGTGGCAGCAGAGTGGGCCTCCCTTCTGCGTCCTCTGAGGGGCAGGGAGCCTGAGGGGATGTGGAACCTTCTCTCCATTGTCCGGGAAATGTTCAAGAGGAACGACCGCAACTCCATCCCACTGCTGGAGATCATCACCGAGGAGTGCCTGGCCACAGAGAAG ATCCTGGTGTGGTGGGTCAACACCAAGGTTGCCCTCCATATGGGCAGCTCTGGCCATGGTGGGAAGAACAACATGAACTCCAACAGTCATGGGAGTCAGTACGCCTGCTCCTCACTTTGTGATGAAATAGTGGTGCTGTGGCGGCTGGCAGCACTCAATCCAGCCTTGTCTCCCCAGGAGCGAGAGCAGCTCAAAGTGCAGTTCAAGACCTGGCACCTCAAAGTCTTGGAGAAAGTAGCTAagagtaaag aggccagcagcagcagcagtggtggtggcagcaccAAGCGGGTGACGGACGGGGACGTGTTCCCGGGGTTCAAGCCTTCCCTAGAGGCCTGTCAGCTCGACTGGAGTGACTACCCCCTGCCAGGTGTCACCTATTCCCGCACTGCCTCACGCTATTACTGCCCTGTCATGTGTTTCCGTCATGACTCTCGCCATGAGTCCCAGGCTGCTCCCATCTCTGCTCCACACCCTCGCAATCCTGCGTCCCACGCAGGGCCTAAGAGGCCCACTGAGCGGCGGGTGCTGATCAGCCCGGGCCATCCTGGAGACCCCGAGGGAGCGGCGGTGGGGGCGTCCATGGCTGGGGCGCGGCACAGCGGCCACCGCAGCAGCAGTGTCAGCAGCGAGGGGTTCTGTGACCACGATGCTGGCCGGGACAGCGACTCTCCCCCAGAGCGTTCCCCTGAGGCAGACTCCGGCCAGGTGTCCCGCCAGAGCTCCCGGGAAGAGAGAGCAGTGCCAGTACCTGGCCTGGCAGCCACGCTGGGCCGGGCCAGGGAGGACAGAGACAAGTCCTCccctgatgatggtggtgttgagtcTGACTGGTCCGGCGTGGCTGAGCCGGCGCGGCCCCAGAGGAGTCGTGGGTCTGGCCGGGGCCAGCGGGCCAGGGACGTGCACGGCTCTGATGAGTATGACCTGTACCTTTACAATGCCAGCCAGGTGGaggggggcggggcgggtggAGATGGCCCCGGCTGTCGTGCAGCTGAGATTTTTGGCAACCTGAAGAAGCTGGAAGATCCGCTGGAGATCTTGTTTGCCCGAGCCGAGGGCCTGCACGCCCACGGCCATCTACAGGAGGCGTCCGGGCTGGCTGTGCAGCTGTCCCATGAGTTACTGGCCAACCCCCCCAACCTGATGGTGgacctccctccacccccaaGCAAGGGCAAGCGCAAAAAGGTCAATCCAGCCTCCCACCATCTGACCTGCCTGGCCTCTGCCACCTTGGGTAAATGTGCCTTCCTCTGCACTGTGCTGGCAGAGAACCCAGAACACACTCACCTGGCCTTCCAGGTGGCCATGTTTGGCCTGGAGATGGCTCGTCCTCCAGCCTCCACCAAG CCATTGGAGGTGAAGCTGGCCAATCAGGAGAGTGACCTTGTGGCCCTGCTGAAGCGCCTGCCCCTTGGCCCCATGGAGCTGGGCGTCATCAGGGACAAGGCTGAGAAGATGCGCCTGGGAACCCTCAAGAGTCGTGGAGAGGCCCTGTTGCCCCTCATGTTGGCATCCTTCCTGTTTGATGCACTTGTTATTGCTG GAACAACCAAGAGTGCAGTGGGGGGCCAGAGTTACCGCCAGCCCCAGGATGAAACTCTTGGCTTTGATGCGGCTGTGGCTGCCATCGGCATGAAGGCCAATGTGTGTGAAGCCGACCACCCACTGCTCTGTGAAGCCACCAGAAGACAG AGAGGTGAGCTGGCACTGACGCTGCTGACTCACTACAAGGACGACCAGGACCGCCTTGCACGCATCATGGACAAGCTGCTAGACAAGGAGGTTCACCAGATGTACAaagctccctcccttcccacctaCTATATCAACAATGCCCCATCTCAG ACCAGCAGCAGTGTGGCTGACTGTGAGCCCACCAGCAGCCTGAGGGTGGCTGACTCCCCAGGTGGTGGCACTGTGACTGGTGGGACGGTGGTCAGCGTGACCCCTCTGGCTTCCCTGCAAGGAGTCCATCTAGGACCACCTGTGGGGCACCCTAACCAGTCGGCCGGGGCCCACCAACAGCTGGCTCAGCAGAATGCACCACGGCCTCACCCTGCAG TGACTTCTGGGGtagaggtggagccctccatgGCCCGACTCAgcctctccccctcccagcCACTTGGAGGAGCCCGGGCTAAGGATGGACCCACCCCAAGGTttctggaaggagaggaaggggagagcccCAGCTGGGAGGAGGACTACAAGGCATGGGAGGAGAAGTGTGTGGCAGGGAAGCAGCGCAAGAAGAGAGCTCCAGCCTGTGGCCTGGAAACTACCTCATCAGGTGTGGAAG CCTGGATCAAGTCAACAGGCCCCGGCTCAGATTCAGGATCCTCTGGGAATTCCTCAGACAGTATTGGATCCTTCTCCAGTGGTGACAAGATTGCTGGCCTGGAGGTGAGGACCTCTCCCAGT GTCAACAAGCCAGTTGAGTCTCCTCCCCTGGGATTCCCATTGGTGCGGCCAGTGCCTCAGCCCACCCCAGAGAGCACCGCTGCCCAGCCCAGGCCTCAGCCCACTTATGGAAAGGGTGTCCGCTTTAAGGGAAAGCGAGCTTATCCAACTGTGCCCAACCAGCCCTCAGAAGCCAGCGCTTACTTCATGTTTGAGCTGGCCAAGACTGTCCTCAACAGAGCTGGTGGCAATAGCAGCACCTCCCTCTTCACACAA GCAAGCAGCTCCCAGAATCACAGGGGCCCCCACAGACCCCTCCACATGTGTGCATTCCAGATTGGCTTGTATGCACTGGGTCTCCACAACTGTGTCAGTCCTAACTGGCTGTCAAGAACTTACTCGTCACATGTGTCCTGGATCACAA GCCAGGCAGTTGAGATTGGCTCCTCAGCTGTTTCCTTCCTCATTGATACCTGGGAGGGCCATCTGACGCCCCAAGAGGCAGCTTCCATATCAGACCGAGCCTCCAGAGGCCGAGATGCTCTCACCATCAGGGAGGCGGCCAAGCTGGCTCTCTCCTGCCTTCCACACTCACATGCCCTCAACCCCAATGAGATACAAAGGGCTATTATTCAG TGCAAGGAGCAGAGTGATGCCATGCTGGAGAAGGCCTGCTTGGCTGTGGAGGGTGCAGCGAAGGGTGGCGGGGTGTACCCTGAGGTGCTTTTCTCTGTGGCACGCCGCTGGTACGAGATCTACGAAGCACGCACCCGCCACCAGGCCCGGCACCAGGCCAGGACGGGCAGCAGCCAGCATGTGGCTGTTGAACCCCCATTTGTTGACCCTGGTGCAGCAGGTCATGACTTGCCCTTGCCACTCCCCCCACCCCTCAACCCTCCTACACCACCtacacagcaacagcagcaacaacaacagcaacaacaacaacagcaacagcagcagcaacagcagcagcagcagcagcagcagccacctcAACAGCCACAGCCAGGTGTTGCAGCCCTAGACCAGCAAGCCCAACCAGCACTCCATCCTCCA GTGTCTGTGGGTGTGAATGGCAATGGCAGTGCTGGTACCCTGGTGGGAGTGACTGGATATCCTGTGGCAGCCACAGCTCCTTCTGTTCCTTATGGATTGCCGGGCATCCCGTATCCACTTGGCTACAACTATATCTCTGGCCTCACCACCAGTGTCTCCTGTATCAACCCACAGATGCCCATGCAG ATGTACATTCAGCCTCCAGGAGTGTCATTCAGTGGAACACAGGGTGTCTCCCAGCCCCTGTTGCCTCCACCACCCTTGCAGTATTATCCTCCAGTGTCCATaccttccaccctccctcag AATGGACTAGCTGGCAATGGAGGTCTGGCAGGGGCAGTACCAGGTGGAATAAATGCTGGAGTGGCAGGAAATGGTAAccagcctcctccacctctcaatgTTGGGCCTCCCCCACTGTCCCAGCAGCCCGCCCTCCTGCCTGGCAACACTCCCCCAGCACAG GGTTTCTTCTCCTTGCCATACTCTGGAGCAGTGGGAAATGGAGGTGTCTCCACAGCTGGATTCATTAGTGGCCCTCAGGCAGGGGCTCTCCTATCATGGGTGAGGGCTCAGGGGCCCCACTTAGTACAACATTCACCTCACCAGCCCCAGCTGCCTTCCCGCCCCACCTCACAACCCCAGCAACAG GTGAGTGGCCTGGTAGGGGGCCAGCAGGTGACCAACACAGGCTCCATGCACTACCTGCTCAGCTCCTATCGAGTTGGCATGCTTGCCTTGGAGACTCTGGCCAGGAAAGTCCATGATGACCGACCCCAGGCCAAGTATGCGCGGAATCCTTCGTATGGCGAGGATGTGAAGTGGCTGCTTGGGGTGGCTAAGAAGCTGG GTCAGCAGTACCTGCACCAGTTCTGCATGTGTGCTGTGAATAGTGTGGTGTCCCCATTTGTCCTACAGGAGTTGGCTGTAGAGGCAGCACAATACCTTGCCCGCCACTCCCCGGCACTCTTCCATCAGCAGCTGCGCTCACCCATTCTCCAACCCCTTGTCCAGAAGTGCCAGCAGAT GTTCCTGCAGTGCACACACCTCAAGATGTACTACGTGACACCAACGGATTATGATGAGTTCATCTCTATCATCTTGGCTGCTCGCTCAGCGTATCAGATGACCCCTGGAGGAATGGTTCAGTTTAACGAACTGCTACAGGCACTCAGAAG ATCTAAGTCATGCAAGAAGGAGCTGTGGACCAGAATCACAAATGCACTGCAGCAGACGACACCAGTATGA